The Helicobacter jaachi DNA window CATAATCCTTATCCTTAATAAATAGATAATTTGCCTTTAATGCTTGGTCAAGATGATGCGAGAGCGCGGCATTTTCAATGCTATATAAATTATCCACCTTAAAGAGCGTTTCTGCCTTTTTTATGCCCTCTTCTGTGAGTAGAATCACGCGATTTTTTTCATCAATATTAAAATCAACGCCCTCTTTGAGATTCTGTGCTACGCTATTGGCTAGCTGATAATGCTCTAGCGTGCGATTAACAGGACCAGAAATGATAAGCGGCGTGCGCGCCTCATCAATCAATATAGAATCTACTTCATCAATAATGGCAAAATAATGCTCCCTTTGCACTTTTTGGCTTAAATCATATTTCATATTATCGCGCAGGTAATCAAAGCCAAATTCATTATTTGTGCCATACACCACATCACACGCATACGCCTTAAGGCGCGCATTATCATCGCGCACATCGCTTGTGATAATGCCCACATCAAAGCCTAGAAAATTATAAAGCGGCTCTAACTCCTTTGCATCGCGCTGCGCGAGGTAGTCATTTACCGTTACTACATGCACACCACGCCCACAAAGTGCGTTCAAACACACAGCAAGTGTGGCAACTAGCGTTTTACCCTCGCCCGTTTTCATCTCCGCAATGCGCCCATCATTTAGCACCATACCGCCGATGAGCTGCACATCAAAATGCCGCATACCAAGCACGCGTTTGCTCGCTTCGCGCGTGATGGCAAAGCTTTGATGCAGCACTGCTTGCAGGCTAGATTCTCCACTTTGGATACGCCCTCTTAACTCATTAAAGGCATTTTGGAGCATTTCATCGCTCATCTTTGCGTAAGTAGATTCTAAAGCATTTATGGCTTGCACTTCTTTGCGGTAGTGTTTTATGAGTTTATTATTGCGCGAGCTAAGCATTTTAGAAATAATAGGAACTTTGGAAACAATGGTTTGCAGCATAGATTAAGCCCTTTTGTGTGAAAATATGGGCGTATTCTAGCACACTTTTTACATACTTTAGGTAAAATCGCCCTTTTAACATTAGAGATTTTAAGGATTTATAAATGTATTTTTTTAGGCTTTGTATTGCCCTGCTGTCCTTGTGTGTAAGCGTTTTTGCGTGGGGGGAAAATTTAGTGAGTATTGAGGCAGATTTTGAGCAGATTATTACGAGCGAAGATGGCATACCTGCGCGATATGAGGGCAAAATCTTTGGTAAAACGCCTAGCCAAGTCAAATGGGATTATCAAAATCCTTTGAAAAAGGAAATTTATATGCGCGACAATGAAGTTGTCATTTATGAGCCAAGTTTGGAGCAGGTGAGCTATTCGCGCTTAAAGGATAAAACAGATTTTATCTCTATCATTAAATCTGCCAAAAAGCAAGATGATGGCGCATATCACACCAAAGTGGAGGGCGTGGAATATAAGCTTTTTGTAGATAAAAATGATAAGCCAGAGCGCATAGAGTTTGTAGATTCTATGGGGGCAAAGACTACTTTAAAGCTAAGTAATGTAAAGCTTAATAAAAACATAAATGAAAGCATTTTTAACTTCACACCGCCCCAAGGTGTGGAAATAGTCGAGCTTAAATCACGCTAGATTCTATAATTCCGCGCTATTGCTTTTTTAACAAAAAGCCGCGCGCATCTTACAAATGTAAGCAAAGCTCACATTTGCGCCTAAAGTATAAAGTTATAGCTGCTTAAGCATCTATCAACTTGTTTTTTAAGGTTAGATTCTATAATTTTAGATTTTAAATCTCTTAGGGAGGATTTTATAGAATCTAGCGTATAGCAGAATTTTTAAGGAGTATTGATGTTTGATTTTAAACACGCGCAAAAAGCTAGCCTTGCGCACAAAGAAATTATATGTGACAACCTCACACCTCTATCTATCCTAAGTGCGACAAAGGCTAGAGTGCTTTTAGAATCTGCATACAACGAAACAGGCAAGGATAGATATTCGCTAGTAGTTTTAAATGAAGCTTTTAGAATCTATAAGGACAAAATGGGGCAGCATCTCATCGCAAATGGGCGCAAAGTGCCACTAAAAGAGGCTTTAAAAGGTTATAAACAAGCGCATAATTGGGATTTTTCACATGATTTTTTATACAGCCTCTCACTTGTGCGCAGTCTTGCGCCAAATCCGCAGGGTAGGCTCCCTAGCCACCTGCCTTTGCCACTAGGCGGCGCGGGATATATAGGGTATGAATTTTTTGCTGAAATTGAGGAGATAGATTTTACTAATCCCCCGCTTTATGATGCGCCAGAATGCGCGTTTATCTTTGGTAGGGATTTTTTAATCTTTGACCATTTATTTGATAGGCTGCATATTGTAAGCGTGAGTTATGCGCATGAGCGCGAGCAGATAAACCCACAAGCGCGTATTGAGCATATTATGAGCTTGCTTGAGGGCATTCCAAGGCTAGATTCTATCCATACAGATGAGCCTGTGGAGGATTTTACTATCATTGATGCCACTAGTGCGAGCGAGTATGAAGCGGTGGTGGAGAGGATTAAGGCGCATATTTATGCAGGCGACTTGCTCCAATGCGTGCCAAGTCAATCTATGCAGGTGCATTCTAGCCTTTCGCCGCTGCAGGCTTATCGGCATTTACGCTTTCAAAATCCTAGCCCTTATATGTTTTATTATGATTTTGATGATTTTGTGGTGTTGGGCGCTAGTCCAGAAATTATGATACGGCTTAAAACTCACAATGAGCGCTCATTTTTTACCCTTCGTCCCATTGCTGGCACAAGGGCGCGCGGAGAGAATATGGTTCAAGATTTAGCCCTAGAAGAAGAGTTATTAAGAGATGAAAAGGAGAATGCTGAGCATTTAATGCTGCTTGATTTAGCGCGCAATGACGCGGGCAAAGTGAGTGTGGGCGGAGGTGTGAAAGTGCTTGCACGCAATCAGGTAGAGCGGTATTCGCGCGTTATGCATATTGTTTCAGAAGTGCAGGGCGAGCTAGATTCTAAAATCTATGCTAAACGCGATGCGTTCAAGTCTGTTTTCCCTGCAGGCACGCTAAGTGGCGCACCAAAGATTGAGGCGATTAAGACTATTGAGGCTTTAGAATCTACAGCTAGAGGCATTTATGGTGGTGCGATAGGGTATTTTACCTATGATGAGGATATGGATTTTGCTATTGCTATCCGCACGGCTGTGTATCAAAATGGCATTTACTATTTGCGTTCAGGTGCGGGTGTGGTGCAAGATTCTATCCCTGCTAAAGAATATATTGAGACACAAAGCAAAGTCCGCTCCATGCTTGATATGCTCTGCAAATAAAGGAGAAATGATGATATTGCTTATTGATAATT harbors:
- a CDS encoding anthranilate synthase component I family protein, with the protein product MFDFKHAQKASLAHKEIICDNLTPLSILSATKARVLLESAYNETGKDRYSLVVLNEAFRIYKDKMGQHLIANGRKVPLKEALKGYKQAHNWDFSHDFLYSLSLVRSLAPNPQGRLPSHLPLPLGGAGYIGYEFFAEIEEIDFTNPPLYDAPECAFIFGRDFLIFDHLFDRLHIVSVSYAHEREQINPQARIEHIMSLLEGIPRLDSIHTDEPVEDFTIIDATSASEYEAVVERIKAHIYAGDLLQCVPSQSMQVHSSLSPLQAYRHLRFQNPSPYMFYYDFDDFVVLGASPEIMIRLKTHNERSFFTLRPIAGTRARGENMVQDLALEEELLRDEKENAEHLMLLDLARNDAGKVSVGGGVKVLARNQVERYSRVMHIVSEVQGELDSKIYAKRDAFKSVFPAGTLSGAPKIEAIKTIEALESTARGIYGGAIGYFTYDEDMDFAIAIRTAVYQNGIYYLRSGAGVVQDSIPAKEYIETQSKVRSMLDMLCK
- the lolA gene encoding LolA-like outer membrane lipoprotein chaperone, encoding MYFFRLCIALLSLCVSVFAWGENLVSIEADFEQIITSEDGIPARYEGKIFGKTPSQVKWDYQNPLKKEIYMRDNEVVIYEPSLEQVSYSRLKDKTDFISIIKSAKKQDDGAYHTKVEGVEYKLFVDKNDKPERIEFVDSMGAKTTLKLSNVKLNKNINESIFNFTPPQGVEIVELKSR